A genomic stretch from Falco cherrug isolate bFalChe1 chromosome 3, bFalChe1.pri, whole genome shotgun sequence includes:
- the SBSPON gene encoding somatomedin-B and thrombospondin type-1 domain-containing protein, with amino-acid sequence MTVWDTVGHCHADLVGNIPCRAGHPWGHAPSPPPAPEALPRQPGRCPGPPGQGAGAAGPPNPTRWGREGRAGPRRPPPPAPAPCPPIPPRSTGCRCRPERVAAAGSSRRGGAVAGGAVAGGTVMGGAALSGALWLGLLWAGSGAGGSCSGKCCEGRDAACVSEGWREGGGYGTCYCDGGCRRAGDCCHDHGQACPALPCIVGEWSHWSGCAEQCKPDLRVRRRYVQQEPKNGGEPCPALEEKAGCLEYLTYQGEDCGHEHVPAFITTSEYGKERKRRAASSLWPSDKEAAGYCVEFKTESLSHHCALENRPYAQWMQYLREGHTVCVACQPPAMKTDTHRCSGDGHNADGGKILHWEAVGNSQCQGTWKKIRQLEHCSCPLVHSFIFT; translated from the exons ATGACAGTGTGGGACACCGTGGGTCACTGCCATGCAGATCTTGTGGGGAACATCCCCTGCCGTGCAGGACACCCCTGGGGACACGCACCCTCCCCACCTCCCGCTCCCGAAGCTTTGCCGCGGCAGCCTGGCCGCTGCCCGggccccccggggcagggagcgggggcggccgggcctCCCAACCCGACCCGGTGGGGCCGGGAGGGCCGGGCAGGAccgcgccggccgcccccccccgcccccgctccctgcccgccgATCCCGCCCCGCTCCACCGGGTGCCGGTGCCGGCCGGAGCGCGTAGCGGCGGCAGGATCCTCACGTCGGGGCGGCGCGGTGGCGGGCGGCGCGGTGGCGGGCGGCACGGTGATGGGCGGCGCGGCGCTGTCGGGAGCGctgtggctggggctgctgtgggccgggagcggggccgggggcagctgCTCGGGGAAGTGCTGCGAGGGCCGGGACGCCGCCTGCGTCAGcgagggatggagggagggagggggctaCGGGACCTGCTACTGCGACGGAGGATGCCGGCGGGCCGGGGACTGCTGCCACGACCACGGCCAGGCGTGCCCGG CTCTTCCGTGCATTGTGGGGGAGTGGAGTCATTGGAGTGGCTGTGCAGAACAATGTAAACCTGATCTGCGGGTACGTAGGCGCTACGTACAACAGGAACCTAAAAATGGTGGGGAACCATGCCCTGCTCTAGAAGAGAAGGCTGGCTGCCTGGAGTACTTGACATACCAGGGAGAGGACTGCGGCCATGAACATG TCCCTGCTTTCATAACTACCTCTGAATAcggtaaagaaagaaaaagacgAGCAGCATCCTCTCTCTGGCCTTCAGATAAAGAAGCAGCTGG ATACTGTGTAGAATTTAAAACCGAATCACTTTCACACCACTGTGCTTTGGAGAATCGACCATACGCTCAATGGATGCAGTACCTACGAGAAGGACACACTGTGTGTGTAGCTTGCCAGCCTCCAGCTATGAAAACAGACACGCATCGTTGTTCTGGAGATGGGCATAATGCAGATgg AGGTAAAATCTTACACTGGGAAGCAGTTGGCAACTCTCAGTGCCAAGGAACCTGGAAGAAGATTCGGCAGCTGGAGCACTGTTCATGTCCCCTTGTGcatagctttatttttacataa